The Toxotes jaculatrix isolate fToxJac2 chromosome 14, fToxJac2.pri, whole genome shotgun sequence genome window below encodes:
- the LOC121193586 gene encoding collagen alpha-2(VI) chain-like isoform X2, with protein MLGLKVILLCLLFGALTHSQTTECTKKNECPIDVYFTIDTSETIALQEPPPGSLVESIKQFTEKFVQRLEDAELRGAVKINWNIGGLHFSQKQQVFSRIGPKADFITGLRAIQYLGKGTYIDCALSNMTQEILRSPSYPRALRFAVVITDGHVTGNPCGGIKVAAERARDEGIRIFVVAASKNVEETGLREIANSPATVYRRDFMAVDLSQGRAVIQEGTIDRIIKTMQHLAYVECYKVSCLETEGPPGPKGHRGQKGAKGDNGEPGLKGERGRPGDPGIEGPIGQPGIKGEPGLKGEKGEMGAQGKKGVAGLPGRNGTDGQKGKIGRIGAPGCKGDPGDRGPDGYPGDVGERGIPGTDGEKGDPGRPGRPGPPGPRGDSGPKGERGSPGSPGVPGLKGNPGTPGLPGNRGEPGRRGDYGTKGAQGPDGIKGEKGEMGPEGVRGLPGEAGTKGSKGDNGLPGPRGSPGAPGEPGRNGTRGDPGDAGPRGEPGQLGPKGDAGRPGFTYPGPRGPSGDRGEKGNRGPRGSRGDCGQKGESGDKGVPGEPGEPGPQGEPGLRGPRGELGRDGDPGPEGDPGLTECDVMNYIRETCGCCDCEKRCGPLDIVFVIDSSESVGLTNFTLEKNFVINTINRLGSLAKDPQSETGTRVGVVQYSHSGTFQAIRLDDPKIDSLSAFKDAVKRLEWIAGGTWTPSALKYAYDNLIRDSRRAKANVTVVVITDGRFDPRDDDSLLTYLCSDPSVDVSAIGIGDMFDQIEENESLKSIACQKDGRVLGMRRFADLVAEEFIDKIETVLCPDPIIVCPDLPCKSGGGVTVGQAPPPWKPLAEEGSPSLVPTSLEGVASLLNGLSEQQYGVGVATMVYTAERAKLAQGVDRQQWTKLFVDSFKYVYGDIMGDPEKAIGLC; from the exons atgctGGGGTTAAAGGTCATCttgctctgtctcctctttggAGCCCTGACTCACAGCCAGACAACAGAGTGTACCA AGAAGAATGAATGTCCCATAGACGTGTACTTCACCATAGACACATCTGAGACCATCGCCTTGCAGGAGCCTCCCCCTGGATCGCTGGTGGAGAGCATCAAG caATTCACTGAGAAGTTTGTTCAACGTTTAGAAGATGCTGAATTAAGAGGTGCTGTGAAAATAAACTGGAACATCGGTGGACTGCACTTCTCCCAAAAGCAGCAGGTGTTCAGTCGCATTGGACCCAAGGCCGATTTTATCACG GGTCTAAGAGCAATCCAATACCTGGGGAAAGGCACCTACATCGACTGCGCCCTTAGCAACATGACCCAGGAAATATTGCGCTCACCCTCATATCCCAGAGCCCTTCGATTTGCCGTGGTCATCACCGATGGCCATGTGACTGGAAACCCATGCGGGGGCATCAAGGTGGCAGCAGAGAGGGCTCGCGATGAGGGCATCCGGATATTTGTTGTAGCAGCATCAAAGAATGTTGAGGAGACAGGTCTGAGGGAGATCGCCAACTCTCCAGCAACGGTTTACAGGAGGGACTTCATGGCTGTGGATCTGAGCCAGGGCAGAGCCGTCATACAAGAGGGAACAATTGACCGCATCATTAAGACAATG CAACATTTGGCGTATGTAGAG TGCTACAAAGTGTCCTGTCTGGAGACAGAAGGGCCTCCTGGTCCAAAAggccacagaggacaaaaa GGAGCGAAAGGTGACAACGGTGAGCCAGGtctgaaaggagaaagaggtCGCCCAGGAGACCCTGGTATTGAGGGTCCCATCGGTCAGCCCGGTATCAAA GGAGAACCGGGTCTTAAGGGTGAGAAG GGAGAGATGGGAGCTCAGGGGAAGAAG GGTGTGGCCGGCCTCCCAGGACGCAATGGAACTGATGGACAGAAG GGTAAAATTGGACGGATCGGTGCTCCTGGCTGCAAAGGAGACCCAGGAGACAGA GGTCCTGATGGCTACCCCGGAGATGTTGGTGAACGTGGTATTCCAGGaactgatggagagaag GGAGATCCTGGGCGCCCTGGTAGACCTGGTCCTCCTGGCCCGCGTGGAGATTCTGGACCAAAG ggagagaggggaagtcCTGGATCACCTGGCGTCCCTGGACTGAAAGGAAACCCA GGAACCCCTGGACTTCCAGGAAACAGGGGAGAGCCG GGGAGAAGAGGGGATTATGGGACAAAGGGTGCTCAAGGGCCAGATGGAATTAAGGGAGAAAAG GGTGAAATGGGGCCAGAGGGCGTGAGAGGGCTTCCCGGTGAAGCTGGAACCAAAGGTTCAAAG GGAGACAATGGTCTACCAGGCCCCAGAGGATCACCAGGGGCACCAGGAGAGCCCGGGAGAAAT GGCACCAGAGGTGACCCTGGTGATGCTGGGCCAAGAGGAGAGCCCGGACAGCTTGGACCAAAG GGAGACGCTGGAAGACCTGGCTTTACCTATCCTGGACCAAGAGGGCCATCG ggtgacagaggagagaagggtAATCGTGGACCTCGTGGCAGCAGGGGTGACTGTGGTCAGAAAGGTGAATCTGGAGATAAAGGAGTTCCGGGAGAACCA GGCGAGCCAGGGCCTCAGGGAGAACCTGGTCTGAGAGGACCAAGGGGAGAGCTTGGGCGTGAT GGAGATCCAGGCCCTGAGGGAGATCCCGGCCTTACT GAATGTGATGTCATGAACTACATCAGGGAGacttgtggctgctgtg acTGTGAGAAACGCTGCGGACCCTTGGacattgtgtttgtgattgaCAGCTCAGAGTCAGTGGGTCTCACCAACTTCACCCTGGAGAAGAACTTTGTCATCAACACCATCAACAGACTCGGATCTCTTGCCAAAGATCCCCAATCAGAGACAG GCACAAGAGTGGGTGTTGTTCAGTACAGTCACAGTGGAACGTTCCAGGCCATACGCCTCGATGACCCAAAGATCGACTCGCTGTCTGCTTTCAAG GATGCAGTGAAGCGTTTGGAGTGGATTGCTGGAGGAACATGGACTCCATCTGCCCTGAAGTACGCCTATGACAACCTGATCAGGGACAGCCGCAGAGCCAAAGCCAACGTCACTGTAGTTGTCATCACTGATGGACGCTTCGACCCAAGAGATGACGACTCGCTGCTCACCTACCTCTGCAG TGATCCCAGTGTTGATGTGAGTGCCATCGGTATCGGAGACATGTTCGACCAGATTGAGGAGAATGAGAGTCTGAAGAGCATCGCCTGTCAGAAAGATGGCAGGGTGCTGGGCATGAGGCGCTTTGCTGACCTGGTGGCCGAGGAGTTCATCGACAAAATTGAGACCGTGCTCTGCCCAG ATCCTATCATTGTATGCCCTGATCTCCCATGTAAATCAG GAGGGGGCGTCACTGTGGGGCAAGCCCCTCCCCCCTGGAAGCCACTGGCTGAGGAAGGCAGCCCCTCATTGGTCCCCACCTCTTTGGAGGGCGTGGCCAGCCTGCTGAACGGCCTGAGCGAGCAGCAGTATGGGGTTGGCGTGGCAACCATGGTGTACACAGCCGAGAGAGCCAAACTCGCCCAGGGAGTGGACAGGCAGCAGTGGACCAAGCTGTTCGTCGACTCCTTCAAATATGTCTATGGAGACATTATGGGAGACCCAGAGAAAGCCATAGGACTCTGCTAA
- the LOC121193586 gene encoding collagen alpha-2(VI) chain-like isoform X1 — MLGLKVILLCLLFGALTHSQTTECTKKNECPIDVYFTIDTSETIALQEPPPGSLVESIKQFTEKFVQRLEDAELRGAVKINWNIGGLHFSQKQQVFSRIGPKADFITGLRAIQYLGKGTYIDCALSNMTQEILRSPSYPRALRFAVVITDGHVTGNPCGGIKVAAERARDEGIRIFVVAASKNVEETGLREIANSPATVYRRDFMAVDLSQGRAVIQEGTIDRIIKTMQHLAYVECYKVSCLETEGPPGPKGHRGQKGAKGDNGEPGLKGERGRPGDPGIEGPIGQPGIKGEPGLKGEKGEMGAQGKKGVAGLPGRNGTDGQKGKIGRIGAPGCKGDPGDRGPDGYPGDVGERGIPGTDGEKGDPGRPGRPGPPGPRGDSGPKGERGSPGSPGVPGLKGNPGTPGLPGNRGEPGRRGDYGTKGAQGPDGIKGEKGEMGPEGVRGLPGEAGTKGSKGDNGLPGPRGSPGAPGEPGRNGTRGDPGDAGPRGEPGQLGPKGDAGRPGFTYPGPRGPSGDRGEKGNRGPRGSRGDCGQKGESGDKGVPGEPGEPGPQGEPGLRGPRGELGRDGDPGPEGDPGLTECDVMNYIRETCGCCDCEKRCGPLDIVFVIDSSESVGLTNFTLEKNFVINTINRLGSLAKDPQSETGTRVGVVQYSHSGTFQAIRLDDPKIDSLSAFKDAVKRLEWIAGGTWTPSALKYAYDNLIRDSRRAKANVTVVVITDGRFDPRDDDSLLTYLCSDPSVDVSAIGIGDMFDQIEENESLKSIACQKDGRVLGMRRFADLVAEEFIDKIETVLCPDPIIVCPDLPCKSEPAVASCVRRPVDVVFMLDGSERMGLENHRKAKEFIEMVASRLNLANGPSDERNARLALVQYGSPTEQRVEFALTHNITMISDSLATVTYMDSSSALGSAIIHAVNNVVILQRGERKTRRNAEVAFVFITDGITASEQLDEGITAMRRAEGVPTVIAMGRDTDEDVLRKVSLGDMSAIFRGDDYNILSTPSFLDRFIRWIC, encoded by the exons atgctGGGGTTAAAGGTCATCttgctctgtctcctctttggAGCCCTGACTCACAGCCAGACAACAGAGTGTACCA AGAAGAATGAATGTCCCATAGACGTGTACTTCACCATAGACACATCTGAGACCATCGCCTTGCAGGAGCCTCCCCCTGGATCGCTGGTGGAGAGCATCAAG caATTCACTGAGAAGTTTGTTCAACGTTTAGAAGATGCTGAATTAAGAGGTGCTGTGAAAATAAACTGGAACATCGGTGGACTGCACTTCTCCCAAAAGCAGCAGGTGTTCAGTCGCATTGGACCCAAGGCCGATTTTATCACG GGTCTAAGAGCAATCCAATACCTGGGGAAAGGCACCTACATCGACTGCGCCCTTAGCAACATGACCCAGGAAATATTGCGCTCACCCTCATATCCCAGAGCCCTTCGATTTGCCGTGGTCATCACCGATGGCCATGTGACTGGAAACCCATGCGGGGGCATCAAGGTGGCAGCAGAGAGGGCTCGCGATGAGGGCATCCGGATATTTGTTGTAGCAGCATCAAAGAATGTTGAGGAGACAGGTCTGAGGGAGATCGCCAACTCTCCAGCAACGGTTTACAGGAGGGACTTCATGGCTGTGGATCTGAGCCAGGGCAGAGCCGTCATACAAGAGGGAACAATTGACCGCATCATTAAGACAATG CAACATTTGGCGTATGTAGAG TGCTACAAAGTGTCCTGTCTGGAGACAGAAGGGCCTCCTGGTCCAAAAggccacagaggacaaaaa GGAGCGAAAGGTGACAACGGTGAGCCAGGtctgaaaggagaaagaggtCGCCCAGGAGACCCTGGTATTGAGGGTCCCATCGGTCAGCCCGGTATCAAA GGAGAACCGGGTCTTAAGGGTGAGAAG GGAGAGATGGGAGCTCAGGGGAAGAAG GGTGTGGCCGGCCTCCCAGGACGCAATGGAACTGATGGACAGAAG GGTAAAATTGGACGGATCGGTGCTCCTGGCTGCAAAGGAGACCCAGGAGACAGA GGTCCTGATGGCTACCCCGGAGATGTTGGTGAACGTGGTATTCCAGGaactgatggagagaag GGAGATCCTGGGCGCCCTGGTAGACCTGGTCCTCCTGGCCCGCGTGGAGATTCTGGACCAAAG ggagagaggggaagtcCTGGATCACCTGGCGTCCCTGGACTGAAAGGAAACCCA GGAACCCCTGGACTTCCAGGAAACAGGGGAGAGCCG GGGAGAAGAGGGGATTATGGGACAAAGGGTGCTCAAGGGCCAGATGGAATTAAGGGAGAAAAG GGTGAAATGGGGCCAGAGGGCGTGAGAGGGCTTCCCGGTGAAGCTGGAACCAAAGGTTCAAAG GGAGACAATGGTCTACCAGGCCCCAGAGGATCACCAGGGGCACCAGGAGAGCCCGGGAGAAAT GGCACCAGAGGTGACCCTGGTGATGCTGGGCCAAGAGGAGAGCCCGGACAGCTTGGACCAAAG GGAGACGCTGGAAGACCTGGCTTTACCTATCCTGGACCAAGAGGGCCATCG ggtgacagaggagagaagggtAATCGTGGACCTCGTGGCAGCAGGGGTGACTGTGGTCAGAAAGGTGAATCTGGAGATAAAGGAGTTCCGGGAGAACCA GGCGAGCCAGGGCCTCAGGGAGAACCTGGTCTGAGAGGACCAAGGGGAGAGCTTGGGCGTGAT GGAGATCCAGGCCCTGAGGGAGATCCCGGCCTTACT GAATGTGATGTCATGAACTACATCAGGGAGacttgtggctgctgtg acTGTGAGAAACGCTGCGGACCCTTGGacattgtgtttgtgattgaCAGCTCAGAGTCAGTGGGTCTCACCAACTTCACCCTGGAGAAGAACTTTGTCATCAACACCATCAACAGACTCGGATCTCTTGCCAAAGATCCCCAATCAGAGACAG GCACAAGAGTGGGTGTTGTTCAGTACAGTCACAGTGGAACGTTCCAGGCCATACGCCTCGATGACCCAAAGATCGACTCGCTGTCTGCTTTCAAG GATGCAGTGAAGCGTTTGGAGTGGATTGCTGGAGGAACATGGACTCCATCTGCCCTGAAGTACGCCTATGACAACCTGATCAGGGACAGCCGCAGAGCCAAAGCCAACGTCACTGTAGTTGTCATCACTGATGGACGCTTCGACCCAAGAGATGACGACTCGCTGCTCACCTACCTCTGCAG TGATCCCAGTGTTGATGTGAGTGCCATCGGTATCGGAGACATGTTCGACCAGATTGAGGAGAATGAGAGTCTGAAGAGCATCGCCTGTCAGAAAGATGGCAGGGTGCTGGGCATGAGGCGCTTTGCTGACCTGGTGGCCGAGGAGTTCATCGACAAAATTGAGACCGTGCTCTGCCCAG ATCCTATCATTGTATGCCCTGATCTCCCATGTAAATCAG AGCCTGCTGTGGCTAGCTGTGTTCGGCGGCCAGTGGATGTGGTGTTCATGTTGGATGGTTCTGAGAGGATGGGACTTGAGAACCATCGTAAGGCTAAGGAGTTCATCGAGATGGTGGCTAGCCGACTCAACTTGGCCAACGGCCCGTCAGACGAGAGGAATGCCCGCCTGGCTCTGGTGCAGTACGGCAGCCCTACAGAACAGAGGGTGGAGTTTGCTCTCACACACAATATCACAATGATCTCTGATTCACTGGCAACCGTGACCTACATGGACTCCTCGTCTGCTCTGGGCAGTGCCATCATCCATGCTGTCAACAATGTGGTGATTTTACAG AGGGGAGAACGCAAGACTCGTCGCAATGCTGAGGTGGCCTTTGTGTTCATTACTGATGGCATCACAGCCAGCGAGCAGCTGGATGAGGGTATAACTGCCATGAGACGAGCAGAGGGCGTTCCCACGGTGATTGCCATGGGAAGGGACACAGATGAAGACGTGCTGCGCAAGGTGTCACTAGGGGATATGTCAGCCATCTTTAGAGGAGATGACtacaacatactgagcacaccCTCGTTCTTAGACCGCTTTATCCGCTGGATATGCTAG
- the LOC121193586 gene encoding collagen alpha-2(VI) chain-like isoform X4: MLGLKVILLCLLFGALTHSQTTECTKKNECPIDVYFTIDTSETIALQEPPPGSLVESIKQFTEKFVQRLEDAELRGAVKINWNIGGLHFSQKQQVFSRIGPKADFITGLRAIQYLGKGTYIDCALSNMTQEILRSPSYPRALRFAVVITDGHVTGNPCGGIKVAAERARDEGIRIFVVAASKNVEETGLREIANSPATVYRRDFMAVDLSQGRAVIQEGTIDRIIKTMQHLAYVECYKVSCLETEGPPGPKGHRGQKGAKGDNGEPGLKGERGRPGDPGIEGPIGQPGIKGEPGLKGEKGEMGAQGKKGVAGLPGRNGTDGQKGKIGRIGAPGCKGDPGDRGPDGYPGDVGERGIPGTDGEKGDPGRPGRPGPPGPRGDSGPKGERGSPGSPGVPGLKGNPGTPGLPGNRGEPGRRGDYGTKGAQGPDGIKGEKGEMGPEGVRGLPGEAGTKGSKGDNGLPGPRGSPGAPGEPGRNGTRGDPGDAGPRGEPGQLGPKGDAGRPGFTYPGPRGPSGDRGEKGNRGPRGSRGDCGQKGESGDKGVPGEPGEPGPQGEPGLRGPRGELGRDGDPGPEGDPGLTECDVMNYIRETCGCCDCEKRCGPLDIVFVIDSSESVGLTNFTLEKNFVINTINRLGSLAKDPQSETGTRVGVVQYSHSGTFQAIRLDDPKIDSLSAFKDAVKRLEWIAGGTWTPSALKYAYDNLIRDSRRAKANVTVVVITDGRFDPRDDDSLLTYLCSDPSVDVSAIGIGDMFDQIEENESLKSIA, translated from the exons atgctGGGGTTAAAGGTCATCttgctctgtctcctctttggAGCCCTGACTCACAGCCAGACAACAGAGTGTACCA AGAAGAATGAATGTCCCATAGACGTGTACTTCACCATAGACACATCTGAGACCATCGCCTTGCAGGAGCCTCCCCCTGGATCGCTGGTGGAGAGCATCAAG caATTCACTGAGAAGTTTGTTCAACGTTTAGAAGATGCTGAATTAAGAGGTGCTGTGAAAATAAACTGGAACATCGGTGGACTGCACTTCTCCCAAAAGCAGCAGGTGTTCAGTCGCATTGGACCCAAGGCCGATTTTATCACG GGTCTAAGAGCAATCCAATACCTGGGGAAAGGCACCTACATCGACTGCGCCCTTAGCAACATGACCCAGGAAATATTGCGCTCACCCTCATATCCCAGAGCCCTTCGATTTGCCGTGGTCATCACCGATGGCCATGTGACTGGAAACCCATGCGGGGGCATCAAGGTGGCAGCAGAGAGGGCTCGCGATGAGGGCATCCGGATATTTGTTGTAGCAGCATCAAAGAATGTTGAGGAGACAGGTCTGAGGGAGATCGCCAACTCTCCAGCAACGGTTTACAGGAGGGACTTCATGGCTGTGGATCTGAGCCAGGGCAGAGCCGTCATACAAGAGGGAACAATTGACCGCATCATTAAGACAATG CAACATTTGGCGTATGTAGAG TGCTACAAAGTGTCCTGTCTGGAGACAGAAGGGCCTCCTGGTCCAAAAggccacagaggacaaaaa GGAGCGAAAGGTGACAACGGTGAGCCAGGtctgaaaggagaaagaggtCGCCCAGGAGACCCTGGTATTGAGGGTCCCATCGGTCAGCCCGGTATCAAA GGAGAACCGGGTCTTAAGGGTGAGAAG GGAGAGATGGGAGCTCAGGGGAAGAAG GGTGTGGCCGGCCTCCCAGGACGCAATGGAACTGATGGACAGAAG GGTAAAATTGGACGGATCGGTGCTCCTGGCTGCAAAGGAGACCCAGGAGACAGA GGTCCTGATGGCTACCCCGGAGATGTTGGTGAACGTGGTATTCCAGGaactgatggagagaag GGAGATCCTGGGCGCCCTGGTAGACCTGGTCCTCCTGGCCCGCGTGGAGATTCTGGACCAAAG ggagagaggggaagtcCTGGATCACCTGGCGTCCCTGGACTGAAAGGAAACCCA GGAACCCCTGGACTTCCAGGAAACAGGGGAGAGCCG GGGAGAAGAGGGGATTATGGGACAAAGGGTGCTCAAGGGCCAGATGGAATTAAGGGAGAAAAG GGTGAAATGGGGCCAGAGGGCGTGAGAGGGCTTCCCGGTGAAGCTGGAACCAAAGGTTCAAAG GGAGACAATGGTCTACCAGGCCCCAGAGGATCACCAGGGGCACCAGGAGAGCCCGGGAGAAAT GGCACCAGAGGTGACCCTGGTGATGCTGGGCCAAGAGGAGAGCCCGGACAGCTTGGACCAAAG GGAGACGCTGGAAGACCTGGCTTTACCTATCCTGGACCAAGAGGGCCATCG ggtgacagaggagagaagggtAATCGTGGACCTCGTGGCAGCAGGGGTGACTGTGGTCAGAAAGGTGAATCTGGAGATAAAGGAGTTCCGGGAGAACCA GGCGAGCCAGGGCCTCAGGGAGAACCTGGTCTGAGAGGACCAAGGGGAGAGCTTGGGCGTGAT GGAGATCCAGGCCCTGAGGGAGATCCCGGCCTTACT GAATGTGATGTCATGAACTACATCAGGGAGacttgtggctgctgtg acTGTGAGAAACGCTGCGGACCCTTGGacattgtgtttgtgattgaCAGCTCAGAGTCAGTGGGTCTCACCAACTTCACCCTGGAGAAGAACTTTGTCATCAACACCATCAACAGACTCGGATCTCTTGCCAAAGATCCCCAATCAGAGACAG GCACAAGAGTGGGTGTTGTTCAGTACAGTCACAGTGGAACGTTCCAGGCCATACGCCTCGATGACCCAAAGATCGACTCGCTGTCTGCTTTCAAG GATGCAGTGAAGCGTTTGGAGTGGATTGCTGGAGGAACATGGACTCCATCTGCCCTGAAGTACGCCTATGACAACCTGATCAGGGACAGCCGCAGAGCCAAAGCCAACGTCACTGTAGTTGTCATCACTGATGGACGCTTCGACCCAAGAGATGACGACTCGCTGCTCACCTACCTCTGCAG TGATCCCAGTGTTGATGTGAGTGCCATCGGTATCGGAGACATGTTCGACCAGATTGAGGAGAATGAGAGTCTGAAGAGCATCGCCT ag